From the Garra rufa chromosome 17, GarRuf1.0, whole genome shotgun sequence genome, one window contains:
- the LOC141289381 gene encoding uncharacterized protein has product MVSAPRGYNTSTHKILKSFFQLVTDSQWNISASMYHRRDCQVSIYMMDVMRRLTNGSNVSVSVQLSAQRTNSKIMAREIEELTANYTRVREDLCINNITVRELTANYTRFRKRLSFFEGELILSQKICTFNQNLINIWTFHGKLYFFSCDKLNWSSSRAFCVLKGADLVTITSQTEQRFLVSKTNEYHWIGLSDLETEGHWVWVNNQTLKETGVQFWHQRESEKSEPDNWKKEDPTGENYAASPSSTLPHEVPPTLLPVE; this is encoded by the exons ATGGTATCTGCCCCAAG GGGATATAACACTTCTACGCACAAGATCTTGAAGAGTTTCTTTCAGCTTGTCACGGACAGCCAGTGGAATATTTCTGCATCCATGTATCACAGGCGTGACTGTCAAGTCAGCATATATATGATGGATGTTATGCGCCGTCTGACCAATGGCAGCA ATGTCAGTGTTTCTGTGCAACTGTCTGCCCAGAGAACTAACAGCAAAA TCATGGCAAGAGAGATTGAGGAACTTACAGCCAATTACACCAGAGTTAGAGAAGATCTCTGCATTAACAATA taACTGTGAGAGAGCTTACAGCCAACTACACCAGATTTAGAAAACGACTGTCCTTTTTTGAAGGTGAGCTGATTCTGAGTCAAAAAATCTGCACATTTAACCAAAATCTGATTAATATTTGGA CATTTCATGGGAAATTGTACTTCTTTAGCTGTGATAAACTGAACTGGTCAAGCAGTCGTGCTTTCTGTGTTTTAAAAGGAGCCGATCTGGTCACCATAACCAGCCAAACAGAACAG AGGTTTTTGGTTTCTAAAACAAATGAATATCACTGGATTGGCCTCAGTGATCTGGAAACTGAAGGACATTGGGTTTGGGTGAATAACCAAACTCTCAAAGAAACTGGAGTACA GTTTTGGCATCAGAGGGAATCTGAGAAAAGTGAACCTGATAACTGGAAAAAAGAGGATCCCACTGGAGAAAACT ATGCAGCCTCGCCCTCATCCACTCTTCCTCACGAAGTTCCCCCAACTCTTCTCCCAGTTGAATAA